The DNA segment CCCAGCATTACTTTGGTAGCAATGTTGAGGTAAGGTATCTGGTAAGCTTTGGCGATGAATGGCGTGGTACGGGAAGCGCGCGGGTTGGCCTCTATCACATACACTTTACCATCCTTGATGGCAAACTGGATGTTGATAAGCCCTTTGATATTGAGTTTGAAGGCAATCTTCCTGGCGTATTCTTCCATGGTTTCCACGATCAGGGGCGAGAGGTTGAACTGCGGCAATACGGCGTTACTGTCGCCGCTATGGATGCCTGCCGGCTCAATGTGCTCCATAAGACCCATGATATGAACGGTTTCCCCATCGCAGATGGCGTCTATTTCCGCCTCCTGGCAACGGTCCAGGAAGTGGTCAATAAGGATCTTATTGCCGGGGATATGCTTCAGCAGACTTACTACTGCTTTTTCTACTTCCTCGTCATTGATCACGATACGCATCCTTTGTCCGCCCAGTACATAGCTGGGACGAACCAGTACGGGATAACCTACTTTATTGGCCACTTCAACAGCTTCATCTACTGTAAAAGCAGTGCCATAGTCGGGGTAAGGTATATTTAATTCTTTCAGCAGGTCACTGAAGCGGCCACGGTCTTCCGCGATGTCCATGCTGTCGTAAGAAGTTCCAATGATCTTGATGCCTTTTTCATGGAGGCGCTCGGCCAGTTTCAAGGCTGTTTGTCCGCCCAACTGAACAATCACCCCTTCCGGTTTCTCCAGTTCAATGATCTCCCAGAGGTGTTCCCAGAATACCGGCTCGAAGTATAATTTATCGGCCATATCGAAGTCTGTGGAAACGGTCTCAGGATTACAGTTCAGCATGATGGCTTCATAACCGCACTCTTTGAGGGCCAGCAGACCATGTACACAGCAATAATCGAATTCAATACCCTGACCGATGCGGTTGGGGCCTGAGCCCAGTACGATGACTTTTTTCTTTTTGCTGGCTTTGCTTTCGCTATTGTTGCCGGATTCAAAAGTGGAGTAGAAGTAGGGAGTCTTCGCTTCAAATTCTGCACTGCAGGTATCTACCATTTTGTATACGCGGGTGATGCCGGCTGCCTTCCTTTTCTCATAGACGGCTTCGTCATTACCGTCCTGCATGATGGTAGAGATCTGCTGATCGCTGAAGCCGAGGAATTTCGCCTGTTTCAGCACATCTTCGGGCAGAGTAGCCAGTTTGTATTTGGCTATCTCCTTCTCCAGGTTCACGATCTTCTGGACCTCATTCACAAACCAGCGGTCAATGCCCGTGGCTTTGGAGATGGTGCCTACAGATACGCCCAGTGTGAGAGCGTCCTTGATACGGAAGATGCGGTCCCATTTCGGGGTTTTGATGTATTCGATGAGCTCTTCGGCGTGCATGCGGCTATGGCCGTAGTAGCCAAGTCCGATGGCATTGTTCTCCAGGCTTTGGCAGGCTTTCTGGATGGCTTCTGTAAAGCTTCTTCCGATGGCCATTACCTCACCCACGCTCTTCATTTGCAAGCCGAGGGTATCATTGGCGCCTTTGAATTTGTCGAAGTTCCAGCGGGGCATTTTAACGATCACGTAATCCAGCGCCGGTTCAAAATAGGCGGAAGTGGTTTGGGTGATCTGGTTTTTCAGCTCATCGAGGTTATAACCGATGGCCAGTTTGGCCGCTATTTTGGCGATGGGGTATCCGGTGGCTTTGGAGGCGAGGGCCGAAGATCGGCTTACCCGCGGGTTGATCTCTACGGAGATGAGTTCTTCTGTTTCGGGATTCAGGGCAAACTGTACGTTACAGCCGCCGGCAAAGTTGCCAAGGCTGCGCATCATGAGGATGGCTTTGTTGCGCATATCCTGGAAGGCGGTATCGCTCAGGGTCATGGCAGGCGCCACGGTAATGGAATCGCCTGTATGTACGCCCATGGGGTCCACGTTCTCTACCGTACAAATGATGGCAACGTTGTCGTTTTTATCGCGCAGCAGCTCCAGCTCATATTCTTTCCATCCCAGTACGGCCTTTTCTACCAATACTTCGTGGATGGGGGAGGCTTTAAGACCTCTGTCGAGAGCTGCTTCCAGTTCAGATTTGTCGTGTACAAAGCCGCCGCCTGTACCACCGAGGGTAAAGGAAGGGCGGATTACGAGGGGGAAGCCAATGGCCTGGGCAAATTCTTTTCCTTCCAGCAGAGAGTTGGCCACTCTGGAAGGTGCTACCGGCACATTAATCTTTACCATGAGCTGGCGGAATTTCTCGCGGTCCTCTGCGGTATCAATGGCTTCAATATCCACGCCGATCATACGGACATGGTATTTTTCCCAAACGCCCAGTTCTGCGGCTTCTTTGGCCAGGTTGAGGGCCGTTTGTCCGCCCATTGTAGGCAGTACGGCATCAATCTGGTTTTCGTCCAGGATCTGTTCAATACTCTCTACTGTTAAGGGCAGCAGGTACACTTTATCGGCCATCATAGGATCGGTCATGATGGTGGCGGGGTTACTGTTGATAAGGATCACTTTGATCCCTTCTTCGCGCAGACTGCGGGCAGCCTGGGTGCCGGAGTAGTCAAATTCACAAGCTTGTCCGATGATAATGGGTCCTGAACCGATGATAAGTACTGACTTGATCGAGGTGTCTTTGGGCATCTTCTTTTACGCTGTTTTTTTGCTTTTTTTAAAAAATTCCCGGTCTTACCGGCGGGATAAATTGCGCAAAAGTAAGGTGATGGGGGGAATAATGCGGATTATTTTTTGGCTCATGGCAAAGATGACGGGAAGGGGGTCATTTAGAGGGGGTTAGGGTTGGTTCGGAGGACACGAACCAAGGCTGACTGGGACACAAACCAAGGCTTGACTGGGACACGAACCAGGGCTGACAGTGATAGGCTGTTTGATAGGGGCCTGATAGGGAGTTGGGTGGGAGTTGATCGGGAGTTAGGCAGGGGTTAGGTGGGAGTAAAGTCGCTATAAGGTCGCTATAACATCGCTGTAAGGTCGCTGTAAGATCGTTGTAAGGTTGCTATAAGGATAGCAGTAAAGAAGGGGAAATAAAAAAGCCTCTCCCACCGGCAGAGGCTATTATTTGCTGGTAGAAAAAAATTGATGTGTTCAGTTGTTGTGAAAAGCAGCGATCTCGATATCATCCAACGGCACACCGCCCTGGCGAATGAATTTCTTCTCTTCTGCCAGATGGCGCTTTTCCTCAAAACGGCTCTTGATACGAAATACCCATTTCTGCTTAGCTTCTGTTCCTTTGAACATCCCGACTATGGACCCTACCGTTAATGCCAGTAGTAAAACCGTCCTGTTACGTATCATACTCATAAAACACAGGTTGTAGATTTATTCTTTCATTTCATATAATCTTAGACAATTTATATACGCCAAAAGCTGTTCCATAGTTCATAAAAAAACATACAACTAAGTGGGTATTTTTAAAACTTAACATACTAATAGCGAATCCATCTGTCCTTTCTCTTTATACCCATTGCCGTGCCGGGTAACCCAACCGCCGGATTTTTAATATTAGTTTAATATTGGCTTGTCAAATCCGGTATTTTATTAGCCAAATCGTTCATGTAATTAGTCGCTTTTTTTTCATTTGCAGTAAACAAAACGAGTGATTGGTAGTCTATTTCCAGTGGATGGAGGAATTCCAGAATCAGGAGGTGGATGCAGGATGGCGGATTCCCGTAGTTTTGCACACTACTAACCCATAAATTGATTTGATCGGATGCGTGTATTGGTTTTTGTATTGTTAGGTTGTGCCCAACACCTGCAGGCGCAGCTTTTTCAGCCTGCTGATTACCCGCAGGGGTATTTCCGCAACCCGCTGGAGATCCCGATGGACCTGAGCGGCAATTTTGGTGAGCTACGTCCCAACCATTACCATATGGGGCTTGACCTGAAAACGAAGGCCCGCGAGAACCAGCCTGTGTATGCGGCGGCCGACGGGTATATAGCCCGGATCAAGATTGAGCCCGGTGGTTTTGGCCGCGCCATCTATATTAATCATCCCAATGGGTTTACTACGCTCTATGCGCACCTCAATGATTTTAATTCAAAACTGGAATACTGGGTAAAGCAGCAGCAGTATGCCCGCGAATCGTGGGCTGTTACGCTCGAACCTGTGCCTGGTCAGTTCCCGGTAAAGAAAGGCGATTTCCTGGCCTATAGCGGCAATACCGGCGGCTCCCAGGCGCCGCACCTGCATTTTGAGGTCAGGCGTACGGCCGATGATGTGAATGTAAATCCGATGTTGTTTGGATTTCCGCTGGCCGATAATACGACTCCGCGCATTTTACGGCTGGCCGTGTATGACAGGACCAGGAGCCTGTATGAGCAATCGCCCCGGATTATTCCCATAAAGGGAACCGGCAGCAACTATACCACTGCACCACCCCTGGTTACGGCAGCTTCTCCCAGAGTAAGTTTTGCCATTACCGCCTTTGATACCCATACCGGCTCTTCCAACCTGAATGGTATTTATGAAGCCTCACTGTATGTGGATGAGGAACTGATCACCGGCTTCCGGATGGACGATATCAGCTATAATGATACCCGCTACCTGAATGCCCATATAGATTACCGTACGAAGGCGGCAGGCGGCGCCTGGTTGCAGCATTTGTCGGACCCGCCGGGGTATATCAATTCCATTTATAAGAAGGTAAAAGGAGATGGTGTTATTGACATCAGCGACGGAGCGGCTCATGCCGTTCGTATTGTGATAAAGGACGGGTATAATAATACCGCAACCCTCCACTATACTGTTCAGTATAACGGAGCGGCTGTAGCGCCGGTAACGAATGCGGATAAAATGTTTTACCCTTTTATGCTGGATGGCTTTGAAACGCCCCATTGTGAGTTCTATATCGGAGAGCGTTGCTTGTACGATTCCGTGCATATACGGCATAGCCAGTCGGCAAATACCCACCCGCAGGGTGTATCGGATGTACATACCATCGGTAGTTCTGCCATTCCCCTGCAGGAAGCATTCCTTGTACGCATCCAACCAAACCGCCCGTTGACTGTTAATGAACGGCAGCATACGGTGATGCAGTGGTACAGTGGCAGCCGGAGTGATGTGCAAAAGGTAGAATGGCAAAATGGCTGGGCCTCGGCCCGCTTCCGTGATTTCGGGTCGTACCGTTTGATCACCGATGAGGAGCCTCCCCAGATCGTGGCTACCGGCCTGACCGATGGGGCCGACCTGAGCAGGGCCAGCCGCATTGTATTTACGGTTACGGATAATATGAAGCGGTTTAAAAATGTACGTACCCTGCTGGATGGCAAGTGGCTGCGGTTTACAAATGATAAAGGACGTACTTTCATTTACCGGTTTGATGAGAAATGCCTGGCCGGTGAGCATGAGCTGGTGATCAGTGCGGAGGATGAAGCAGGCAACAGGACAGAAAAGATTTTTAAGTTTACAAGATAACGCTCAACTTATAATGGTTACACTACAGGAAGGCGATAAAGCGCCGGCATTTAAAGGCATAGACCAGAATGGTAATACCGTTTCATTGGCCGATTATAAAGGAAAGAAAGTGGTGTTGTATTTCTATCCCGAAGATGATACCCCTACCTGTACGGTTCAGGCCTGTAACCTGCGCGATAATTACGGACTGTTGAAAAAAGAAGGGTTTGAAGTGTTGGGTGTTAGTCCGGATGAGGAAAAGAAGCACAAGAAGTTTGAAGCCAAATATAATTTACCTTTTACCTTACTGGCCGATCCCGGACACAAGATTATTGATAAGTATGGTGTGTGGGATGAAAAGCAATTGTATGGCCGTAAGTATATGGGCATCCTGCGCACTACTTTCGTATTAGACGAGAAAGGCATCATCCGCAAGATATTCCTGCGCCCAACGAATAAGCAACATGCAGAAGAGATCATTGCTGCCTGGAAGAAATAGCTGTTAGCTTTTAGGTATTAGCCCCTCCCCACTTTCAGTTACTGCACTCCCACCTTCGGCGATTGTACAGGCTTCGTGTACAATGCATTTTTGCATCGTCATTGGCTCGTGAATGACTGGTTCGTGAGGACACGAACCAGGGACACGAACCAGGGCCCAAAACAATCACATTATCAAACCACGTAAATCTTATTAAGCAATGAAACAGTTTAAATTATTCCCCGCACTATTATTGGCGGCTACACTGGTAGTGAGCTGCAGCAAGGATGATGACGATGATTATAACACACCGCCACCACCCAACACGCCCCAGTCTACAGTAGTAAGCGCTTCCGGCAACCTCACCGATGCCCTTGCGCAGTTCAGGGGTCTGCTGGGCGATTCGCTCAATACCACACCGGGCAAAACTTCCGGCCGCCGGGAGATCAATTGGGAAGGCGTTCCTCCTGCCAATAATCACAACAATACTTTTCCTTTTGATTTCTTTAATAATAAGGATGCTGCAGGTCCTGCCGGCCGTAAGAGAGGATTGGAATATGCCAATACCGGTATTGTATTTCGCATAGACAGTACCAGCTATTCGGAAATAGATGCATCCTATGCCAATGAGTTCAAGGCATTCAGTGGCAAAAGGCTTTTTGCCCATGCCAATGGCACTACCAATGAAGTCTTTTTCAAAGTGCCGGGCACCAATACCAATGCTTTTGTAAAAGGATTTGGCGTTGTGTTTTCTGATGTGGATGATGCCAACAGTACTTCCCTCGAGTTTTACAGCGGCAATAAAAGCCTGGGCAAGTTCAAAGCGCCTGCCCGCACCGATGCCAATGGCCATTCTTTCCTGGGGGTATTTTTCCCGAATGAAAAGGTGACTGCCGTAAGGATTATTATGGGTAATGGCGTACTGGCTGCCGGTACCAAGGATGTGAGCGCCGGTGGTACAAAGGACCTGGTGGTGATGGATGACTTTTTCTATTCAGAACCCCTGGCCCAGAATTAATTAAAATTAAAGGCTTCGACAGGCTCAGCCTGACATAAAACAGTTTAGCGTAGGTTTTGGGTGATTAATTCCCAGTGAGTGCTCCCTCCCGTTTGCCGGGGGGGATTTTTTATATCCCCACAAGTGGGGATACCATTTCCCATGTATGGGGATTTTTAAGGGAAGTTATTGGAAGGACATTTGTAGCCGCAAAAGTTAAGTATAGCATGAAACACAAGAAACATTCATCCGGCCATTGGAGCCGGTTATTGGCTGCTGTAGTAGCAGTCAGCCTGCTGCTGACAGCCTGTAAGAAAGATAAAGACGAGGAGAAGCTGGTAGTGGTGAGCGGCTCAGGCAATATCCAGGACGACCTGGATAAGTTCCGCACCCTGCTGGGAGGTACGTTGAATACTACGCCCGGCGCTGTAGGCGGTTACCGGGAAATAAACTGGGATGCGGTGCCGGATAGCCTGGTAGGCAAGTCCATGTCCAATAATTTCTTCAATACACCGGGCAATAATGTACCTGCGAGCCTTCAGCGCGGCCTCACGTATGAGCCGGGGACCGGTGAGTTCAGGGTGAGCGCTACCAATTTTATTGAGGTGAATAATACTACCGGCGGGGAGTTTGCTGCTTTCAGCGGCAATAAAACCTTTGCCAATATCAGCAATGGTCTCTGGCCTATAAAGCCTGAAGTGCCGGGCCAGCCCCTTGCTGCCACGGTGAGAGGGTTTGGTATCGTGTTTTCGGATGTAGACGCGGCCAACTCCACTTTCATGGAATTTTTCAATGAGGACAAGAGCCTGGGTAAATTCTTCGCTCCTGCCCGCAGTGGCGGAAGCAGTTTTTCTTTCCTGGGTGTGTATTTCAAAGAAGCAAAGGTGACATCTATACGGGTAGGCCACCAGGGAACACTGGCAGCCGGCGGTAAAGATGTGAGCGACGGGGGTACTGCCGACCTGGTGATCCTCGATGATTTCATTTATGATGAGCCCGTGAAGAAGTAGGAGGGTGAAAACCAGGCAGGGTAAATCGCAGTGTGTAAACTAATCCAACGAAATAAAGGCTTTTCAGGTAGGGGTTTTTATCGAGCCGCCGGCATGTAAACTGCATCCGGCGGTATTTTGCTTTTATGCCGGGCCGACCAGTTTGACCGTCTTTCAGTACTTTTAAGGTGTTGGCCCGCTGGCTCAATTCATGCAGTCTATGTGTCAAAAGTTGTTGTTACCGCTCTTTATTATACTATGCTGGTTTTCCGTGCCGGCGCAGGTATCCTCCCTGTATTTTGACAGGCTGACCATACAGAATGGCCTTTCTCACAGTAAGGTGAATTGTATTATCCGTGATCAGCGTGGTTTTATGTGGTTTGGCACCAATGACGGGCTGAACCGCTATGACGGCCATAATTTCGTGGTATTCCAGCATAAGCCCGGCGACAGCACCACTATTTCCGGCAATATTATCAATGATATCCTGGAGGACGAACAGGGCGTATTGTGGATCGCTACCGCAGATGGCGGACTGAGCCGGTATGATTACAGGCAATCCAGGCGGCTGCAGTTCAAACAATACCGGCATTCGCCGGGAGACAGTAATTCTATTCCCGTCAATATGCTGAATAAGCTGCAGCTCGACCGGCAGGGCTATTTATGGATAGCCACCAGCGGGGTGGCCCTGCTGCGTTTTGACCGTGTGCGAGAACAGTTCATAGAGCCTGTGAAGCATGGTACGATGACGGCGCTGGATGTGGAGCTGGACCATGCCGGGATATTGTGGGTGGGCAGGGTTGGCGGCGGCATGCTGAAGATGAACCCACGCAACCTGCAATATGAAACAGAACCGGCCTATAAGGACCTGTATGCCAAGCTGCCGCATGCAGTGATCACTTCCCTGTTTGCAGATAATGAACAGCAGCTATGGTTTGGCTCCTGGGATAAGGTATTGTACTGCCGTTCGACTGTAACCGGGGAAGAAAAGGTATTCCGGCAGACAGACGATCCGTATTCTTTTAAGAATGATGAGATCAGTTGCTTTACTGCGGATGCCCGTGGCCGTATATGGATGGGCGGCCGGTATGGCGGTTTGCATATTTATGATAAGAAAACCGGTCGCTTTTATAATTATAAGTACGACCCTGCCCGCGAAGGCACTATTTCCGATAACCGGATCAATAGTCTGTATACCGATAAGAATGGCGTAGTATGGGTGGCTACCAATAATGGGATCTGTATACATCATCCCATGCTGCAGCAGTTTGAGCAAACTTTCCTGCCGCCTGTTAAAGGGGTTAATACGACCAATATTACGATCTATGATTTTTATGAGCGTGATGGTCAGTTATGGATTGGCACCAGTGAGGGTATTTATAAGAGACAGGCGGGTAGTCATGATCTTACTTTTCACCCGGTACTATATAAGGGTAACCGCCTGCGGGTGACCAGGTTCTTTGAAGATGTGGACGGCACGTTGTACCTGGGAACCGATTATTCCTTATTCCGGTGTAACCCCAATACTTTGCAGGTAAGCCTGCTGCCCAATACAGAGCAGGACCGGGTGATGAATAAGATCATAGAATCGAGGGTTGTGTCTATTGTCAGGGATACAGTAGATGGGCATCCCGTATTGATGACGGCCCCCTATGGGCATTTTCTTGCTTATTATGACCTGGTGGAACAACGATGGATAAGCCGGCATGATCCTGTAAAGGATGTGATCAACCATCTTAAGCTGGGGGATAATAATAACCTGATACGGAAGGTGTACAAAACGCGGGATGGCCAGTTCTGGACTACTTCCGTTACCAGGGGGCTGGGTACGCGGCCCAGGAAAGACGAAGCGGCGCTGCAGTTTTTTAATAATGACCCGGCCACGACTGGCAGCATCAGCAATAATAATGTGTATGATATGCTGGAAGATGCTGCCGGCAATTTGTGGGTAAGTACTTATGGCGGCGGATTGAATTATTATAACAGGACCAACCGGCAGTTTACCCATATTCCCACGTCCAATAACCTGCTGGAAGGAATAGCCGTGGATGCGCGTGGTAATGTGTGGATGATCAGCAATGGCAACCTGCATAAGTATGACCCGCTGCGGAAGTCTTATACTTCCTTTGAATTGCCGGATATTGAGAAGGTGGGTGGAGTGAAAGGCGCTATTTTTAAAGACAGCAAGGGCAATTTGTATGTGGCAGGCACCAATTATTTTATCGCTTTTAATCCGCCTGCTGTGAAGGAGGCGCATGACCTGCCACAGGTATTCTTCACTGATTTTAAGATATTCAACGAGTCGTTCAGTGATCTGTTGCTGAAAGACAGGATCGTACTGCAATATGACCAGAACTATTTTACAGTAGCTTTTGCGGCGCCTTATTTTTCTGCCGGACATTATATCCGTTATTCCTATATCCTGGAGGGAAGGGACAAGGCCTGGATAGATATCGGTACCAATGTTGCGCAGGAGTTCTCGAACCTGGAAGCAAAGGACTATGTACTGAAGGTGAGGGCTACCAATAATGCCGGCCTATGGCATGAAAAAGTGGCTACCATCCATATTACGATTGTGCCTCCCTTCTGGCAACGTTGGTGGTTTTATGGACTTTGCGCCCTGGTAACCGGTCTTATTATTTATGCCATTTACCGTTACCGCATTGATCAGTTGTTGAAGCAACAGGCCATCCGCAATAAGATAGCGCAGGACCTGCATGACAATGTAGGGTCTACCCTGAGTAGTATTTCCGTGTATAGCCAGGTGGCCAGGATCTACCATGAGCAGGAGCGGCAGGGCGATCTGCAGCAAACACTGGAGAAGATCAGCGATACTTCGGGCGAGATGATCTCGGAAATGAATGATATTGTGTGGGCCATTAATCCCCGGCATGATAATATGGAGACCATCCTGCAGCGGATGGAATCTTTTGCCAGACCCCTGCTGGCCTCCAAAGAGATCACTTTTCATTTTGAAGTAGATCCTGGCATTAAGCAGGTGAACCTGGAAATGACCCGTCGTAAGAATTTTTACCTGATCTTTAAAGAGGCGGTAAATAACGCATTAAAATATGCGCAATGTAAGAACCTGTGGGTAAAGATCAGCCTGCGACACCACCATATAGACCTGGAAGTGAAGGATGACGGCGCGGGTTTTGACCTGGAGAAGGTGCAGATCTATGCTTCCCAGTCGCTGTCGGGCAATGGCTTGCGCAATATGGAGATGCGCGCTGCGGAGATGAAGGGGGTATGGACGATCAGCAGCAAACCCGGTGAAGGGACTAAGGTCCATTTGCGGTTTCCTGCAGGATAGGTTCCATCACCGAATGTGGGGATTGCGGGGTAACGGCAAAAGTGCGAAATTTGAGTAATACATTTATATGAACCTGCGCATCGCAATATTTGACGATAATAAGAATATCCGTGAAAGCATTACCATGTTGTTGAAAACAGTGCCTTCCTTTGAAGTAGTAGGCTCTTTCTCGCATGTCCTGGACTGTGTGGAAGATGTGCGGGACTGTAAGCCTGATATCGTGCTGATGGATATAGAGATGCCCGGCATGACGGGCATTGAGGCCGTTACAGCTATCCGGAAAGCGTTTCCCCATATCCAGGTATTGATGCAAACGGTTTTTGAAGATGATGACCGTGTATTTGATTCTATCTGCGCCGGTGCTTCAGGTTATATTCTTAAGAATCACCTGAACACGAAGCTGGTGGAAGCGATCATGGAATTGCAGTATGGCGGTTCGCCCATGTCGCCCTCCATTGCCCGTAAGGTGCTGGGAAAACTGCAACAGATCCCGCAGCATATTAAGCCGGAAGAAGCGCCGGACTATCACCTTACGCCCCGTGAAAAAGAAGTACTGGCCTGCATTGTGGAAGGGCTCAGTTATAAGATGATTGCCGACCGGTTAAGCATCAGCTATGAAACGGTACGCAGCCACGTAAAAAAGATCTATGAGAAACTGCATGTAGCTTCTCTTACCGAAGCAGTGGCCAAAGCGATCAATCAAAGGATCGTTTAAACCTTCTCCCCATATCCGGTTGGTTATCCTACTCATTTTGGTGATTGTACAGTTCACGCGGACGAAGCAATTTTGTGTCTTCAATCCGCATCGTTTCAATCACAATTTTATAAGCCATGAGTAAACAAGTGTTATCCTTCATAGGATTATTGCTGACAGGGGCCGGCCTATTCGCACAGCCTGCACAAAATGATATTGCCACACCTGCTGTTCAGTCTATTCAATTATCTACCGGTGTAAACCTGCAATATGTAGAGCAGGGCAACCCATCGGGCACCCCCGTTATTTTCCTGCACGGATTTACGGATTCCTGGCATTCGTATGAACTGGTATTGCCCCACCTGCCGGCTACTTTGCATGCCTTTGCTTTATCGCAAAGAGGGCATGGAGACGCGGAGAAACCGCTGGCCGGTTATGATCCAAAGGATTTTGCAGCGGATGTAGCCGCTTTCCTCGAAGCGAAAAAGATCAAAGCCGCTCTTGTTGTGGGACATTCCATGGGTTCCATAGTTGCGCAACGTTTTGCTATTGATCATCCTTCCAAAACAATGGGTATTGTATTGATAGGCACGTTTGCCGATTTCAACAGCAATGAAACGATACAGGGTTTTGGTCAGGTGCTGGATACGCTGAATGATCCTATTGAGGAGAAGTTTGCCGCCGAATTCCAGCAAAGCACCCTGGGCAATCCCATCCCGCCTGCCTTTCTGCAAACGATGATACAGGAAAGCCTGAAGGTGCCGGCCCGTGTTTGGAAATCGGTAGCAGACCCGCTGTTCAAAGTGAATTATGTGCCGCTGCTGAAAGCGTATACCAAGCCGGTCCTGATCGTATGGGGTGATAAGGACCTGTTCTCACCCCGGCAGGACCAGGATGTACTAGCCAACGCACTGAGCAGGTCGCAATTAGTGGTGTATACAGGCATTGGCCATGCTGTGCACT comes from the Paraflavitalea devenefica genome and includes:
- the carB gene encoding carbamoyl-phosphate synthase large subunit, giving the protein MPKDTSIKSVLIIGSGPIIIGQACEFDYSGTQAARSLREEGIKVILINSNPATIMTDPMMADKVYLLPLTVESIEQILDENQIDAVLPTMGGQTALNLAKEAAELGVWEKYHVRMIGVDIEAIDTAEDREKFRQLMVKINVPVAPSRVANSLLEGKEFAQAIGFPLVIRPSFTLGGTGGGFVHDKSELEAALDRGLKASPIHEVLVEKAVLGWKEYELELLRDKNDNVAIICTVENVDPMGVHTGDSITVAPAMTLSDTAFQDMRNKAILMMRSLGNFAGGCNVQFALNPETEELISVEINPRVSRSSALASKATGYPIAKIAAKLAIGYNLDELKNQITQTTSAYFEPALDYVIVKMPRWNFDKFKGANDTLGLQMKSVGEVMAIGRSFTEAIQKACQSLENNAIGLGYYGHSRMHAEELIEYIKTPKWDRIFRIKDALTLGVSVGTISKATGIDRWFVNEVQKIVNLEKEIAKYKLATLPEDVLKQAKFLGFSDQQISTIMQDGNDEAVYEKRKAAGITRVYKMVDTCSAEFEAKTPYFYSTFESGNNSESKASKKKKVIVLGSGPNRIGQGIEFDYCCVHGLLALKECGYEAIMLNCNPETVSTDFDMADKLYFEPVFWEHLWEIIELEKPEGVIVQLGGQTALKLAERLHEKGIKIIGTSYDSMDIAEDRGRFSDLLKELNIPYPDYGTAFTVDEAVEVANKVGYPVLVRPSYVLGGQRMRIVINDEEVEKAVVSLLKHIPGNKILIDHFLDRCQEAEIDAICDGETVHIMGLMEHIEPAGIHSGDSNAVLPQFNLSPLIVETMEEYARKIAFKLNIKGLINIQFAIKDGKVYVIEANPRASRTTPFIAKAYQIPYLNIATKVMLGEQRLRDLKVVKRLKGYAIKEPVFSFEKFPGVNKELGPEMKSTGEAIRFIKDLRDPYFRQLYKDRSMYLSK
- a CDS encoding M23 family metallopeptidase; its protein translation is MRVLVFVLLGCAQHLQAQLFQPADYPQGYFRNPLEIPMDLSGNFGELRPNHYHMGLDLKTKARENQPVYAAADGYIARIKIEPGGFGRAIYINHPNGFTTLYAHLNDFNSKLEYWVKQQQYARESWAVTLEPVPGQFPVKKGDFLAYSGNTGGSQAPHLHFEVRRTADDVNVNPMLFGFPLADNTTPRILRLAVYDRTRSLYEQSPRIIPIKGTGSNYTTAPPLVTAASPRVSFAITAFDTHTGSSNLNGIYEASLYVDEELITGFRMDDISYNDTRYLNAHIDYRTKAAGGAWLQHLSDPPGYINSIYKKVKGDGVIDISDGAAHAVRIVIKDGYNNTATLHYTVQYNGAAVAPVTNADKMFYPFMLDGFETPHCEFYIGERCLYDSVHIRHSQSANTHPQGVSDVHTIGSSAIPLQEAFLVRIQPNRPLTVNERQHTVMQWYSGSRSDVQKVEWQNGWASARFRDFGSYRLITDEEPPQIVATGLTDGADLSRASRIVFTVTDNMKRFKNVRTLLDGKWLRFTNDKGRTFIYRFDEKCLAGEHELVISAEDEAGNRTEKIFKFTR
- the bcp gene encoding thioredoxin-dependent thiol peroxidase, whose amino-acid sequence is MVTLQEGDKAPAFKGIDQNGNTVSLADYKGKKVVLYFYPEDDTPTCTVQACNLRDNYGLLKKEGFEVLGVSPDEEKKHKKFEAKYNLPFTLLADPGHKIIDKYGVWDEKQLYGRKYMGILRTTFVLDEKGIIRKIFLRPTNKQHAEEIIAAWKK
- a CDS encoding ligand-binding sensor domain-containing protein produces the protein MCQKLLLPLFIILCWFSVPAQVSSLYFDRLTIQNGLSHSKVNCIIRDQRGFMWFGTNDGLNRYDGHNFVVFQHKPGDSTTISGNIINDILEDEQGVLWIATADGGLSRYDYRQSRRLQFKQYRHSPGDSNSIPVNMLNKLQLDRQGYLWIATSGVALLRFDRVREQFIEPVKHGTMTALDVELDHAGILWVGRVGGGMLKMNPRNLQYETEPAYKDLYAKLPHAVITSLFADNEQQLWFGSWDKVLYCRSTVTGEEKVFRQTDDPYSFKNDEISCFTADARGRIWMGGRYGGLHIYDKKTGRFYNYKYDPAREGTISDNRINSLYTDKNGVVWVATNNGICIHHPMLQQFEQTFLPPVKGVNTTNITIYDFYERDGQLWIGTSEGIYKRQAGSHDLTFHPVLYKGNRLRVTRFFEDVDGTLYLGTDYSLFRCNPNTLQVSLLPNTEQDRVMNKIIESRVVSIVRDTVDGHPVLMTAPYGHFLAYYDLVEQRWISRHDPVKDVINHLKLGDNNNLIRKVYKTRDGQFWTTSVTRGLGTRPRKDEAALQFFNNDPATTGSISNNNVYDMLEDAAGNLWVSTYGGGLNYYNRTNRQFTHIPTSNNLLEGIAVDARGNVWMISNGNLHKYDPLRKSYTSFELPDIEKVGGVKGAIFKDSKGNLYVAGTNYFIAFNPPAVKEAHDLPQVFFTDFKIFNESFSDLLLKDRIVLQYDQNYFTVAFAAPYFSAGHYIRYSYILEGRDKAWIDIGTNVAQEFSNLEAKDYVLKVRATNNAGLWHEKVATIHITIVPPFWQRWWFYGLCALVTGLIIYAIYRYRIDQLLKQQAIRNKIAQDLHDNVGSTLSSISVYSQVARIYHEQERQGDLQQTLEKISDTSGEMISEMNDIVWAINPRHDNMETILQRMESFARPLLASKEITFHFEVDPGIKQVNLEMTRRKNFYLIFKEAVNNALKYAQCKNLWVKISLRHHHIDLEVKDDGAGFDLEKVQIYASQSLSGNGLRNMEMRAAEMKGVWTISSKPGEGTKVHLRFPAG
- a CDS encoding response regulator, encoding MNLRIAIFDDNKNIRESITMLLKTVPSFEVVGSFSHVLDCVEDVRDCKPDIVLMDIEMPGMTGIEAVTAIRKAFPHIQVLMQTVFEDDDRVFDSICAGASGYILKNHLNTKLVEAIMELQYGGSPMSPSIARKVLGKLQQIPQHIKPEEAPDYHLTPREKEVLACIVEGLSYKMIADRLSISYETVRSHVKKIYEKLHVASLTEAVAKAINQRIV